taatatataaatctatatgaTATTCgtatacattaatattaaatttatatattttcacagtaaaaaaaaaaaaaaattattgaatgttCTGAAAACGTCACGGGTGTGCATCCCTACAGAGAATTTCTCTACATTATAAAACCTCACAAAGTTTTTCTCTACACGAATTAACTctacagataaatttttacatcgcAACAACTCAACAGAAGATTATTTTCACATCGTTCCATCTCTACATGAGAATATCTCTCATATTGAAGATCTCTACAGCGATCATTTTTACATAGCGCTAAGTTCAAACAgtagaatttttgtttttaaattttattaataaagtagGGGCGTGTTCAGAAACACACTCTGGAAGAGAAATATTCAACTCCTGCGTTCAGAAATATCCTCTAGTCGAACCAGAGATGcgatttaacattacaaaggTACTAATCACACCTGGATAGGTAATTTTTCACTTCCAGAGTGTATTTCTGAACACGCCCTAGGTTAGTTATATAAaagaatgaatgaataaaagtgaaattaaattattcaaatattacaAAAGTGATGATTAACCCCAACACAAATTTAGAAAATCTAGCGGTTGCTGCTTTTAAACTGGTGGTCTTGTGTTAACTTTctgtatcaattattatttaattaatattctttgttgtcttttatttttatttttaacaaaatattaattgtcgAATAAGACAACCGTGGTActgttaaaaaatgatttaaaatgagtGAAGATACAGCACCTTGCTGTATATAAACCAAAGTGGAAATCAAGTTCAAGTACAGAAAAAAGTTATCGAAATTGATACGAAAAGTTAAGACGAGACCACCAGTTTAAAAGCAGCAATTGCTGGTTTTTCTAAATTTGCGTTGGCGCGAATCATCACTTtggtaatatttaaataatttaatttcactttcattcattcattcttttatataattaacctacttcattaataaaatgtcaaaacaaaaattctacTGTTTGAACTTAGCGCTATGTAAAAATGATCGCTGTAGAGATTTTCAATATGAGAGATATTTTCATGTAGAGATGCACCACACCCAACGtcactataaataattgtaatttttattacattttataaaaaattttaatttcactttACTCGTATTCTTTACTAATTAAATTCGTTTAATTTTGctactataaaaaaatcattttaaaaacgaacacgtcaattaaaatattttataaaaactttttaaaaaaaataatgcaataacaaaattaattattcaattttgatcgtcgcgaaaaaattttcagtcttAATATTACAGAAGAAGGCCagaagttattttaaattaattaattatttaaaaattattagtcctACAGTGGCATAATAAGtgcaatactttttttttatatatattttataatatttctttaataatctatatataaaaaagaaattctaGAAATTTAGCTGCACTCATAACAATTATATGGTACGTTACTCTATAATATTTCAAGGCACTCATGTGTAAATACTACATTACtttttatatctataatataaatatacttctatatatgtatattctatatataacaAGGCATAGCTACCACATTCTTTACAgtcaattattgtttttttttttgtttatctcgattgtaaaaaatttaagtcaaaaaaattaataagaaaaagtgGAATGTAAAATTTCCAGTCActtgtaatataaataatgaactaattagtgataattattaaaaaatctcaaTGTAACAATTTCAAGTgctaaaaaattgtataataaaataaatcgatttgatttaaatttatttaggtCAGCAATTGGTATGTCTTGCGCTACGCATCAGCGGTATTAAGACGCTAGGGTTTCCTGCTTGTCTTAGGAACGGATGTTGAAGTAATTCTTCAGCAGTGGCTCTCTGTGCTGGATCACGAACCAGCATTCTTTCCAAGAAGCCTTGCAGTCGCGGACTCAcctaataatatatatgtacattattagttatgtaaaatatataatgtaattatgttattattgataatgattcttataatataatgagataaaaaaaatatatgtaataacggttaaaaaaaagtaaataaaaatttaaaaataaatatgaatgaaAGTTTCGAAATGAGAGTAAGGATATAAATACAGTATAAGATTTACGCAATTACCTTGTgtgaatttttcaatttaggCGGTAACATATCCCGGATTCTTCTCATAGCTTGGAGAGGTGGTTCATTAAAGAACGGGGGTTCACCATCAACCATTTCAATAATCATAATTCCCAATGACCAAATATCAACTTCAGGTCCATACGGTAACCTTGAAATAACTTCAGGACTCATCCAGTAAGGTGTGCCAACAAGTGACTTTCTCTTTGGCAATTCTTGCGATACCTGAGCACAGAATCCAAAGTCTGAAAGTTTAACTCTACCATCAGCAGTAAGAAGAATTGAATCTGATTTAATGTCCCGGTGAATAACACCTTGAGAATGAAGATAATGCAAAGGTCGGAGACATTGAATACAAACAGTTGCTATTTGTTCCTCATTCATACGTGAATGCGTTACAATATCCGTCAATGCTCCACCTTCAAGATACTCCATTACAACCCACAGTTCATCATCAACCAAAAAACTGTCATACATCTCAACAATATTTACATGATGATAATCTCGCATTATTACAACttcattaaaaagtaattcaCGTCGCTGTTGTTTTCTCAGatccatttttttaacagCAACCTGACGTTTTCTTTCTTTATCTGTTGCTATACAAACAGTACCAGTACTACCTTCAcctatttttacaaaattatctaaattatCACGTGGATCTGCACTACTGACTACCATCTGCAGCGCTTTTCTAAATTGTTCATGCGTTAATCGCTGATCtgcattttgtttattattattattgttattgttattattgttgttgttgttattattattactagcAGATAAATTTGCAGAGCCGGGAATAAGACTACCCGATGACATCGCGCCTTTAATACTATGATTATGATCTGGCATAGGGCCAGTGGCACTTGAACTTGGCATAGCTGATGACTGGGGATGTCCAgctaattttgataaattgtgCATCGACTGTGAGCTCTCTGGTGGCTTATTAAAGTGTCCATGTAACGATGATGAATTATTATCAGCTATGCCGTAATTGTGAGgatgttttataatattgtgAGTACTCAGTTGGCTGAGCGGTCGTTGAGATGCTATAGAACCAACTGGTGATACTTTGGGCTGTAATTTATGTATCATCATGTTTTGCGGTATTGCATGATCTCTTGCAGTGTCTGGTGTtggctaaaaataaataaatttaatcattaataaaacatatttattacatataatatatCGCTAATATAtaagggtggtcgttaaaaattaaattttctcaggcactttataaaaagcttctttttggtaaaaaattacctggggaatttggttttttctttttaaatgacaagaacacgtgcctcaggacgatcaaaattcatttttcgataccatcgcggttttttttaaatatctcatgaaatatgcagattaaaggaaaaaatcataggaccaattttgtaggaaattaaattcttgacaaaaaaggtcatattcattttttttatagaatgtgtatttatgaagatatttaaaaaaactttttttagatctaATGAACTGAGCGCTTTAAGtacaaatgttgaaaataacatttttttaagtatatagaaactataacaaatattaatgattgatatattacgagttacgaagttgtctatatttaagaaaaaacgttatttttaacattcgtgATTCTTAAAATGCTCCTTTgctaagatctaaaaaagtttttttaaaatatctccgtaaatacacattttattaaaaaaatgaatatgatcttttttgtcaagaatttaatttcctacaaaattgttgctatgatttttttcttcaatctGCATATtccatgagatatttaaaaaaaactgcgattgtatcgaaaaatgaactttgatcgtcctgaggcacgtgttctttttactcaaaaagaaaaaaccaaattccccacgtattttttcactaaaaagaagctttttatgggacgtctgagaaaatttaatttttaacgaccgccctaatttataaatgtatatttgtattaaCTACCTGAGTGTTTCCATTGTACTGTCCTGACATTGTTGATGGTGCATTCATTCTCTGGTAATCATGTTCATTTATTGGACTACTAATTGAGTTATTAATATTAGATGGGTCTTGATGACTTGGTATAGGActtaaattttggaaattcattgacaaattttgtgtattaTTAACTGAATTTGTTAAATTTGGTGATGATTGCATATTAGGAttcatattttgtaaattagaTGTTATATTTTGTAAGCTTGAATTATTAACATGACCAGGACCAGGACCAGGACCTAGACCAGGGCCAGGACCACCAACATTACCAACACTTGGTGAATTTTGTTGACGCATTTTATCTGGATAACCGTAAGGTTTTCCATAACTTGGATACGAAGGTGGTATTTGACTTGGACTCGATGATACTTCTTGTCCTTCAGGAACAGAAGgcggtaaatttgaattatttcgataATCTCGTCTCAATCTAGGTGGACTTGAGGATCTCAATGAATTAGATCTTGCGACAGTGCTCATTTTTGGTAATCCACCATTCTCAAATTTTGTATTtggattattttcattactgTTACCATTTGTCTGtccattatttttactaatacGCGGGTCATTGTGCCCACGTACAATTGTCTTTAAGTCTAATATTTCTGTCGGAGTTATTTCACTAGGATCAACTAGTGGCAGTGGTCGATTAGTTGACTTTAATATCTGATTATTACCAACAATTGACGCCCACTGCAGCGGTAATCCAACAAACTTTCCTTCACGTTTATCAAAACCCGTGTGCACTCGATGCTCAAAATTTGTCGGTGTTGATATTTGCGGTTTCTTCTTCTTTCTCGTAAACATTTTAGCAgcttctgaaataaataataactaaataaataataaactaaattaaaaaaacaatttatttaatttttatatcatacctcaataaataaaaacaaaaatgagtTTTACAAATTCCGTATCCACaaactcaaaaataaatatctccAGTAATAAAATGATCTAGTCAGCAGTTATTTAGCtgtcttattaaataaaatataaacaaaaaaatattacacgAGTATCCAGGATATGACAGCAAGTTTTTCGTGACCGATCGACCTGGTACTAGTAGTAGACGACATTCTGACCGagaatcaatgaaaaatccAGGTAAGACAACAACAGTCTTTGGAATATAAACTCAGTAGAGTAGATCGTAATTGTATGATAGAGTAGAGCGGGGATAGGAAGCCAAGTGAAGTGACAGACTTACACACAACAACGTTCATAAAACagcaatataaatataatcacACATACAATCGTAGTGATGCTTGCGACCTCGTTGTCCTCTCTATCGTTTTATCAACGTAAATAAAACCGCacagttaaaattaaacaaaaataaaaaacaaactgAACTAAAACTACATACTGCtacatattatttttgatgtaCATCCTCATGCACTTAGACCATAATCCAGGGCGTtggctttttataaacttcacataaacttttatatatatctggaatttttaaatataattattatttagtaacaatgctgataattaaaaagttatttaatatttaattaaaagtacaataaataaacGGCACCAATCGGCTCGTTGCCGTGAATGATCGTCATGTTCGACAGGTTGTTAGAACAAGAACTCCACTGGTGGACACTATCATCATTAACTCTGGAATTTGCTTCAGCATCAGTTTCTATTCATACACCACACACTGATGTactgtacatatatgtatacatttatatgtgtAGTGACCAGTACAGACACTAACACAGTTATGAGACACCTGCAAATTTATAGGGACCTTCAGGACACATTTTTATGTCCCGAGTGCTCTGAGAAATCAAGTCATGCGCAGGTTgggcatttattttatttatttttattactaaaactTATCATAGGGACTCTAGTTTATGAGATTTCTTTTTTACCAGCTCACTTCAAACTTGAAAGTTGCCAATGAGAACCTTCAACTTCAAGCAGAGTTGTGCGATTTCTTACACgcaaattacaattttaacgaatttgaatttaattacttttactaataatttatatttataactaaaaaataccgATACACAAGTTAGCgatctaataatttatgacagtaaagttgGCGGACAtctgtcaatttttaaaattttaaaataataaaataaatttttttaacaaaaaaattaaaaatggacttttaaaaaattttaaaatcagtacatgcatttttttttattttatcaacttaattgtatattttttttatatatgtaatttaaaaattatcttatgtctgctaattttttgttttttttagaaatgataaattatagaaaaaaaattgcacctatagctttttcaattttctacatatgcatacttttagttttttttttttaaattgatttgttgaaagaaaaaaatccaaaaattgttaattgtcttctGACTgcatgattataaaaaatattgagactacttaaatttttacttaatacttaaatttttttttttttgtaatttatttgttcaaaaaaaattcaaaaattcgtaactgtttgctaacttcaggatcttgtgtgaatgtagcagacatcagacaaatttaaaattactaataaatgaagtaaataattataaaaataaaatttcaaaaaacgcgtttcaaaaatttaaaaattaataagtgcatttttaataaatattgtttttttttaattatttactctacttatttataattttgctCAGCAATTTGGAATTCGATTTGCTTGAAACTTACTTCCGAAATTCgagggaaaatttaaaagttttttgccAAGCAACCCTAGATAttagagtaattaatttatatcatcGTAATCAAGCGATTTTTCAACTACTCCAATGTATTTGGAAATGAGAACCTTCATTCCGCTGCATGGTCCAACCTCAAAAAGTCTTACCGCGATCGtgatgttaaataaaaatgtgctTCGGCAATAATGGCTGATGCAACGACTCCCATAAAgtaattcttataaaaatcgtactaaatatatacaataattgaTCTAATCAATTAACAGggcataaattaaatattattaaaaataatggtactaattttatttcaaaactaTTGATGACAATCAATCTTTGATAAAGATATTTATGATTGTAAGTCCGCAATGTCATAacctttatttttacaataattaattgtttaaattaaatgtaaataattattgattattactaatttacttatttttgtaACTTCTTTAGATTAGACGTTTTTGTTctacagtgaatttaaaaattaatttaaaatgttgaGTTGCGGAAAAGTTTTCTCAAGACATGGCCCGTTTTGCAATGggtttgttattttattttattttatttaaattgtttcgattaatttttatttgtatttttgatgttttttttttagaccgACAAGTCTTGCAAGAGATGGACATTTACAGAAACGTgtgtcattaattattaacaaaaggTTATTTGAAAGTCATGCACCGGGTTCCAGATATGAAAAGACAGCTTTACAAAAATGTCTCGTTGAGACAAATGTGTTTGATAATAGAATTACTAGTATGCAAAGTATTCGTTATTTGTCTActagaaaatttcatacaaatttattgttaagCCGATCAATAAACGCCGATGACCGGATGAGGACAACTGACACGAAAAAATCTgctttaaaaattgatatcaaGGGATTAGTTGATAAACAACAGAATGTTAAGaattatttcgaaaataatgaGGAAAACGATACAGATAATGTCGAGACaaatgttgaaaattattctaaCGTTCATGAAAGTTTGCATCATTCCAAAAGAGAAAGATTTAGTATTAAaggtattatatttatttatagaactTGTTCACAAGCTCATTATTTGATACTGTTATAAATCTTTAGtttaatttaagtatttagaattttttacttataaaaaatttaatttttacggAATTTAGTAATCGTAGAAGAGCTATAgagtagaggtaccgtttttggccatcACAGAGCAAGTTTTGGacaaggaaaaatttaaaaaaattaattcgtaAAAGACGCAGtgagaaaattcatttttaaaatgtgttcGAAGATACATTTATCCCactattaaaatggaaattttattttatactttttcattaagaGGGTTCTGAGcttttttctctatcaaaCTCAAGTCGACGAACGGGACTATCCTTGTTGCACTTGAGCAGTAAATAGAAACTTTGTCcacgtttttctcttaaacaaatgaacattttttaacaatGAAAACGTCGACTGCTAAATCGTAGAGTAATGCATAGAGCCTCGTTCTTAACTTTGCGTTTAAAGGTTTTGTTTGAGAGAAAAGCTTAGACAAACATTACTATAGACCCTCCTTCCTAGACTGTCCCAAAATGgggcagtggccacaaatggtacttctaccctaccTATTTATatttggaaaatatttttaaaattttcaagaagtCATCTTTTGTCGATTTATCTCCAAATAACTTTGAACTGAAAGCGATAGGTCATTTTAGATGAATGTTTTTTAAAGGGAGAAGCtggtctgagatacaaaaaaaagagcatatttttgtgatttttttcttagagtaccttctttattaaaattctcaaaatttgtgacattattaagcatcattccaagaatattctgctaagtcttcataataaaatattgaaaaataagccagtggtagtgagGAGAACCAAgtcacctcaaaaaaaaatctccatgccgtaggcaggataattcatgactgcctcatctgaaatctaaaaaccaaaaagatttctttagtacatgAGTTTATtttggatttgaacgaaggaataaacaaaatattcatttttgaatttttgataaagttgcaatcaaaaaactttgatttttgCCAAAAGTTGTTCCTTTTGTTTAGTTAAAATGTAAgtagtaattgaaaaaaaaaaatccttcgttcaaatttaagataaacttatgtaccaaagaaatctttttggttttttttatttcagatgaggcagtcatgagttatcttgcctacggcatggaaacttttttttagttgactgggctctccccactaccactggcttatttttcaatatttttttatgaaaattcagcagaatattctttaaatgatgcttaataatgtcacaaattttgataattttaataaagaaggTACTCTGAAGTACAGCTTCCCCCCTTAAACTGCATGAAATTATCTCTAATTTTCATTACTTGCCTTGtcattttcacaaattttataaatatttttgcggccttaattttttaaaatgtcgaaaataaataaataatgagaaatCGATTTTCATTTTGGCTGCcaatggttttttaaaaatttcatcttttaaaactaaaaaaaaaaaaaaaccaattaaaaagtatcagtataaaatcaatcaaatgaatatttaactacaaaaatatttctaaaactaaatttttaaactagtaaaatattatttattcatagattaatttaatttattttatatttcagaaattgaaaaaatgtatCCCAATCCAAAATCAAAACTTCACGAAATATATCAAATTGTAAATAacgatatgaaaaaaaatacattaagctttgagtttaaaaaaccTAAAGCTAAACAAATTTCTTGGTCATGCACAGTTAGAGTTTTGTGGCCTGAGGATACATCATTCGTAGGGCtagcaaataataaaaataagtcagCTTACTTAGCATCATTAAAATGTTTACACTGGCttgaaaatcataaaaaattggatAAAGGTATGCCAATACTTTATGATGCAAAGggtatcaaaaatttattacttcgGCCAGTTTTATTGTCTGttaaaaatgaagtattaaatgaCGCTCGGCTTGTTATTGACAAGTACAATAATGATATCAAAGCTTTGGTTGATGCAAATACTGACAAGCCTTTTATTGAATCACCCGGTTTTCGTGACGATGAAATAGTAGATCCAGTTGGTAAAGTTAATCCACTTAATCGTGAGccaaagagaataaaagaaagaaatgaaatattgaaaataagaTATGAGAAGCGTATGGAAGACGGTGGTTACTGTGATCTACCAATTCTTGAATttcgtgaaaaaataataaatgaagttgaaaataatcaggtattattaataaaaggtGATACCGGATGTGGTAAAACAACGCAAGTACCCCAGTATATAATGGACAGTTTTGCTAAAACTGGTGCTGCATCAGATTGTAATATAATTGTATCACAGCCACGTCGTATATCAGCAATTTCATTGGCTGAGCGCGTTGCTAATGAGAGAAGAGAACAACTTGGTGATGTAATTGGTTACCAAGTGAGATTATCTCAAGAATTACCGAACACGCCTgcaggaattttattttgcacaGCAGGACTTCTTTTGCGTAAGCTACAATTTAATCCAACGCTCCAAGGTTGCTCACATGTGATTGTCGATGAAGCTCACGAGAGGACAATAAATACTGATATGCTACTGGTTCTTCTTAAACGTGCTATGAAAAGTAATCCAgctttaaaagttattgttaTGTCAGCGACAATAAGTGCTGagttgtttcaaagttattttaattgtaatgtAATTGAAGTGCCTGGAAGAACCTTCCCAGTAACCATGAACTTTATGGAAGATATTGATAAATTGGGACTACGAGCTCCGAGTAGATGGGACTTGAGTTTTGAAGATCCTGAAAAAATGCAAGAAGGCCCGATAATAGATATCGTTAAAATGGGCGAACTTGTATCATGGATAACCAGAGTTAAACCACCAGGTGCAATACTCTGTTTCTTACCCGGTTGGTCTGAAATAGCAGCACTGAAAAAATACCTCGAAGAATATTCATTGTTACCAAAAAGAGATATTCTGGTACTACCAGTCCATTCAAAAATAGCAC
The Microplitis mediator isolate UGA2020A chromosome 6, iyMicMedi2.1, whole genome shotgun sequence genome window above contains:
- the LOC130669653 gene encoding ATP-dependent RNA helicase DHX30-like, with the protein product MLSCGKVFSRHGPFCNGPTSLARDGHLQKRVSLIINKRLFESHAPGSRYEKTALQKCLVETNVFDNRITSMQSIRYLSTRKFHTNLLLSRSINADDRMRTTDTKKSALKIDIKGLVDKQQNVKNYFENNEENDTDNVETNVENYSNVHESLHHSKRERFSIKEIEKMYPNPKSKLHEIYQIVNNDMKKNTLSFEFKKPKAKQISWSCTVRVLWPEDTSFVGLANNKNKSAYLASLKCLHWLENHKKLDKGMPILYDAKGIKNLLLRPVLLSVKNEVLNDARLVIDKYNNDIKALVDANTDKPFIESPGFRDDEIVDPVGKVNPLNREPKRIKERNEILKIRYEKRMEDGGYCDLPILEFREKIINEVENNQVLLIKGDTGCGKTTQVPQYIMDSFAKTGAASDCNIIVSQPRRISAISLAERVANERREQLGDVIGYQVRLSQELPNTPAGILFCTAGLLLRKLQFNPTLQGCSHVIVDEAHERTINTDMLLVLLKRAMKSNPALKVIVMSATISAELFQSYFNCNVIEVPGRTFPVTMNFMEDIDKLGLRAPSRWDLSFEDPEKMQEGPIIDIVKMGELVSWITRVKPPGAILCFLPGWSEIAALKKYLEEYSLLPKRDILVLPVHSKIAQRDQKKIFDTPPSHIRKIVLATDIAETGITVTDIVYVVDSCTHRQIRWHEKRGISSIDSYWISKANVQQRKGRAGRVKPGISYHMITRKQYENLSAYPTPEVMRSSLEKTVLDIKTYSNEKAESFLGSMPQPPSKNVVNIAVRDLINLGALDNQENLTALGKRIAMFTVHPTLSKSMVFSSIFQCVAPTLSVVSFMSSESEIFSGVLQQKGAIRSIKEKYHPTSDHISLAWLFEQWNSFNQRGRFASRDFCLQNRLYPDRMYTLSRIRQLNAAHLAQVHMVPSPENIDDLSMKENEYAELDELVRGVLLAGLDQILCHRDFDLRKGQVKKGVCTFVMEDNNRATITPDSVNFKRRFFPSPYLTYVRRTHSEERRTSLIRETSMISPLTVFLFSQGTISGRVDDDENVIFTVDGRKNIRLVCDKETADVLLAFRDTMWSIVRYMVENYGLIKVKNSDTLDQVQAYKVEMLQVLAKMLSDASMHIDNPQPLKKHVEISEDDNEKEDCGDDDNDDDDIKYNNKNKKNYKK
- the LOC130669469 gene encoding serine/threonine-protein kinase PAK mbt, translating into MFTRKKKKPQISTPTNFEHRVHTGFDKREGKFVGLPLQWASIVGNNQILKSTNRPLPLVDPSEITPTEILDLKTIVRGHNDPRISKNNGQTNGNSNENNPNTKFENGGLPKMSTVARSNSLRSSSPPRLRRDYRNNSNLPPSVPEGQEVSSSPSQIPPSYPSYGKPYGYPDKMRQQNSPSVGNVGGPGPGLGPGPGPGHVNNSSLQNITSNLQNMNPNMQSSPNLTNSVNNTQNLSMNFQNLSPIPSHQDPSNINNSISSPINEHDYQRMNAPSTMSGQYNGNTQPTPDTARDHAIPQNMMIHKLQPKVSPVGSIASQRPLSQLSTHNIIKHPHNYGIADNNSSSLHGHFNKPPESSQSMHNLSKLAGHPQSSAMPSSSATGPMPDHNHSIKGAMSSGSLIPGSANLSASNNNNNNNNNNNNNNNNKQNADQRLTHEQFRKALQMVVSSADPRDNLDNFVKIGEGSTGTVCIATDKERKRQVAVKKMDLRKQQRRELLFNEVVIMRDYHHVNIVEMYDSFLVDDELWVVMEYLEGGALTDIVTHSRMNEEQIATVCIQCLRPLHYLHSQGVIHRDIKSDSILLTADGRVKLSDFGFCAQVSQELPKRKSLVGTPYWMSPEVISRLPYGPEVDIWSLGIMIIEMVDGEPPFFNEPPLQAMRRIRDMLPPKLKNSHKVSPRLQGFLERMLVRDPAQRATAEELLQHPFLRQAGNPSVLIPLMRSARHTNC